The window CCTTCTTTATGTAAGTTGCTTTACAGAAAAATaatttggaattttaaatgtaCCTTTTACTATAGTAAAGGTACTTTGTTGTACCTTGGTTTAAGGTACATTATTGATCCTCAAAGGTATTGAGGTATTAAGGTAAGATATTGTCCCTTAGGTGCAAACAGGTAAGGTACAAATTTGATCCCCTTATTCAAGGTACAAGAATGTACCTTTGAGGGTACCACCCCAGTGACAAGCTTTTGTNNNNNNNNNNTcccttttttgtactttttttttttgacagtgtaCCAACACCCCAACATAAGATCACTACTTCTCAACCTCTTTCCCAAAGATTCCAAATCATTCAAATGTAGCTGAGCTTTACTTTACTCTTGGGCTTTGTGTGGGAAAACTTTACTTCTTTATGGTCTGAGGAGTAAGAATCAGGAATAAGCCAATTTATTGGTATTCATaactaattattatattttcatttgaaatctGCAACTTTTCACATCTAATAAGCAGtaacatcaaaaaacaaaatgactatAAACGGGGGGTAATTAGGTTTAATTGTTATTTGACTTCAATAAACTAGATCATGTTTTTATCATAGTTATCCAATAAATCATGGTTTTCGTCTTGTATCCTTTAAGaagtttttgtttgcttttaatGGTCTCCTTGCTTTAAGTATCATACTGATCCATTATCTGTTTGGAATCATTTTTCAGTTACAATCAAAATGAGGGATTTGTTTGCCGCAATACGGACCAGAAATCTCGCCAGTGCCGTGACTACAAAGTTCGGTTTGGGTGCCCATGNNNNNNNNNNCTGACTCCACAGCTAACACTGAGAAGGATAAGAAGACACAACACTTAAATTTCTATCAATTACATCTTTCTCAGATTTcccttgtgatttttttcaaaacttactGTGTCTGATAGTAGCATCCCAATAAGCCATTTtcaaagcagacattttgacttggtggaaaaaaatgtgtagtACCATCAATGGTGGCAAAGTTCTGTTAAATTGTCACAGTGAgccatgacagtgtgacagtgagcaGGATGTGTGATAACAGGACCCTGAAGACTTTGCATTTAAATGGAATTCACCCATAGATAATTGTATTACTTTTACCATATTGTAAGTGTCTTTTCTGTTAAAAGGCCTATTATGTGCTTTAttagtctcttttctttttagtgaTTGTGAAATCATTATCTCATAATGTAAGAAATGAATTAATAGTTGACAGCAATAAAACTGCTAATAAACAACAAATCAATattgtcattacatttttttcaactctCTGCCCAGTTTATGAGAATCGTAAAAATTAGCTAGTATGCTTGCCTGGAGTTATGATTATGTGTGAGCATGCAGAGTTATGTGTTTTCAAGAGATGATGGGAACTTATATTCATCAATCCATCAATCTTCGTCTGCTTATTTGTTGTCGGGCAGCAGGGGCAGcaactccagcaggggaccccaaacttccctttcccaagccacaatAACCGTCTCCGACTCGGGGATCCAGTCAGCCCTCCTGAGCAAACCCATTTCAGCCACTTGTTCCCTGGATCTcattctttcggtcatgacccagccttcatgaccatagctGAGGGTAGAAATGAAAACTGACcagtagattgagagctttgcttAACTGctcatatttctctttttgtcacaactgtgcgataaattgaatgtgaTACCGCACCCTCTACGCCGATTCTtagaccaatctcccgctccattgtcccctcactcgcaaacaagaccccaagatATTTTCACTCCTTCATTCCATCGGTTTACTGCTGTGAatcatggcctcagatttagaggtgctgattctcatcccagctgcttcGTACTCGGCTGCAAATGgatccagagagtgctgaaggtcacaggccgatgatgccatcaggactacatcatccgcaaaaagcaatGATGAGATCTCCAGCCCACCAAACgacaacccctccccacccctactatgcctcgatatcctgtccataaatactacaagcagggttggtgacaaagcgcagccctggcgaaGGCCAACTCGAGGTTAGAGGGCGTGttaaagtccttctccatgtcttctccaaaccTCTCCCACACATGCTGCTTTACCTCtttcacagcagaggctgcagacCTTCAGACCTACCTTTCCTCTGGATCCCTCCGGGATAGCACATCCCGGATAAACTCCTTCTTCAGTCAATGCTCAAAATCTTTTTTCCAGTATTTAGCAATGGAaaatttgaacattgtccactcaggtgcaatgcccccagcctccacagggaagcatgaaaagctccgccggaggtgtgagttaaAAGTCTGTCAAACAGTAGCCTCCTCCAAACGTTCCCAATTTATCTGCACTACCCGTTTTGGGcataccaggtctgtccagagtcttcccccatcccctgacccaactcaccagaaccgagactgtgctgGAGGCAAGCCCCATcagatctaactggtaacgCTGCACCTTTCACACAAGTTCTGGCTCCTTCCCCTACAGAGCAGTGATATTCCACATCCCCAGAAACAGCCTTTGCTGCCcaggtctggtccgtcgaggcaCTTGACCTTCaccgccacccatgtggcagcgcacctgACACCagtggttcctcccacaggtgttgAGCCCATGGAATGGAGACGATGCCAGGCGCTTGCTAAAGAGCCCTCCATCTGAGCCTGGCTCCAAACGATGGCCCAGGGCTTCCTCTGGGCAGGGTCTCTCCATCTCTACCTCGTTGGCTCatagggtttttgaaccattctttgtctggcccctcacctgagaccacNNNNNNNNNNGAGACCCTACCAGGaacacaaagctccagacaacacagccctcaggttcaaagaaacacacaaacctctccaccacgataaggtgatggttcttGGAGAGAAACTGATATTCAATTCATAGTCTCAAATCACAACAGGATAGGCATAACAGGCAGGCTTAGCCTCACAATTTACCTACCTAATTTACTTTTTTCCAGAAATTACATGAATTACTACATAAAAGATaatgtaatatatgtatataatgtatctATTGAATCAAAGTGCTGTTTTTGATTCTTGTTTACTTTAAAAATTGGATATctcatgaaattaaataaattcatGTGAAAGAATTactcttttctttaaaaaaatattgatttgtgTAAAGTCACTCAAATTATTGAAAGTGTAAAGattaaatgtttcaaatttCATTGTTAGTGTTTGATGCTAGTCTTTTTACTGTTAgaggccctcatttatcaaactaacatagaaaccagcgcagatatgagcgcagaaatcctcttacaacAGGCTTTGCGTGTGATTCAGGAAACgtttgtatcacaccaatcagagtgtaagaatggtcgtacattgataaatgcattAGCTGGAAACAATCGTAATTTACacatcacgccccaatatattctcggttttgagttCTCGCcgccacaatttttttttctttttgagaggtggagattgaaaccctgacatcacAGGTACACTTACACTAACGTGTGTACTATTTGGCGGCCTAAACACTGGTATTGAAGGCTGTAGAAAGAACACAATGGAAAGAGAtgcggtcaacagtgttgcTGTAGTAAATCGATCTacagctgaagtttatttaatttatagatccttgacatatgtatgctatactcctaatagtaatatataggctcatattgcaatctcttaggcctGCATATacgtgtacctatatttaaataaatacagttgCAGAGTTTATCaagtgtcttttgttttaaacgttttttcatgagtcagagccaggcaaccGTAAGCTGTGAGGGAGAACGCATGTCTCCCGCCCAAAAGCTAAGGATGCAAGGATCAATTGTTCACTGGATCAATGTCAcatttttacacatattttacaCTCAAATGATAACAAAACATGATAGGTTAGCCAATGGTAAACAACAGATGTTAGTTGTGTCTGCCTGCAATTAGACATCAAAAAGCCAAATCCCACTCATTTCAGCCTCCAGGGGGCCTCCtggtctctctgtgtctgtttcccGATACACATACACTGAATAGAAGTCCCTCCTTCTAGGAGTTTCTATAGGCTGACTAAACGCCACATTTAGCTGGAAAACTGCATGTGATTGGTTCACAGACCCGTCAGTCAGTGCCATTTTGGATACTGGACAAATGGAGCAGAGTCAAGGGGGTTAGAGGGCATCTGGAAAGTGTACCTCCTATGGGGAGATTCTgaggctaacaagccatcaccttccGCTGGCATTctattgactcccattcattttggtgtcactttgacagcaaatgactttacatctgaagcgtttaaagactctatttgtccactgtttctttctaaagaaacacgacaatgtctTATTGTTTGTTATTGTAATGGACTGGAAATACTTTGGTATGTGGCAAGTGAATTCATATGAAGTAACATTTATCCACCAAATACAaggatatttaaagaaaagcatATGTTGTTAAATAATGAAGTAGGGGTAACAGTGTATAACTATGTTCACGGGGGATGGGGAAATTATACAGCCAATGTAAAAAACCCATATCAATGTCATTCCTGAttcagatttctcttggcacagctactaGAAGAATAcatttcagacaggttgctcacgtcacatctacgttgtcaagctcagtttgAGGCTGGGCTTTAACACTCATCCATCACCGGAAAATTGCTTCTAATTGACGTCAATGGTCTCTGTCAAAGTCTACTGTGTCGCTGtgtccatttcttatactgtctatgAATGGAGAATACATAATACAGAATGATGACTAAATAGCTGTTGGATTAATTGCTTTACTAGCTAATCCGAAGTCTCCAAAAAGTCTTTCAGGCCAGATTAAGTGTTTCTGTTGCAGTCCACATTGCTGACTTTAGAAGAAGATTAACATGTATTAACACCTAGCTTGATAGCCATGATGGTCATTTTGACTGTTTGAAATTTATAAGTGTAATaacattgttgaaaaaaaaaatactattctGCTGGTAGCCTacctgacttttcctaaaaggttcaaaaaagagtttttatatacatttcaataagcaaagaaaacagattGACTTCTCGGATTTCTCGAGTAACAAGTGTGGACACTAAGGCCAGAGGTGGTAACGTAGCCGACTATAGAGAGATGTttaaggagagaaagaaagggcaGCGGCGCACGGTCAAAATAGAGGCAGGGCCAGCTTAAGTTAATGTTATGTTTTGAATGTTTAAATAACGTACTTTTAATTGGTATTTTGCTGTCATGAGTTAAATTGAATGAATTTCCATACCATATGTTTGGTATAGTAATTCATGAAATAATTACGCCATGATACAAATTATTGAAATACCTCTTACTACTCGAATGTATAATTAACCTCGTTAAAATGGACATTTTATGGTTATtactaaaatgtgtgtgtgagtgtgtgtattcaGTGTGGTGATGGCTTGTGGAAAGAAGCAGTTAGCGAGTCTTTTGGTCCCGGTCCCGATTGACCTGTAATACCTGCTAGAGGTCAAACAGGGGGCAGGCAGGATGGGAGCAGTCCTTGATGATCGCCTTAGCTTTGTTCACTATTTACACTTGTGCTTTTCCTACCTAGACATGTGCCGTGACTACAAAGTTCGGTTTGGGTGCCCATGCTAATAAGTCCTGATTTCACAGCTAACACTGAGAAGGATAAGAAGACACAACACTTACATTTCTATCAATTTCATCTTTCTCAGATTTttcttgtgatttttttcaaaacttactGTGTCTGATAGAAGCATCCTAATAGGCCATTTtcaaagcagacattttgacttggtggaaaaaaatgtgtagtACCATTAATGGTGGCAAAGTTATATTTAAGTGTCCCAGTGAgccatgacagtgtgacagtgagcaGGATGTGTGATAACAGGACCCTGAAGACTTTGCatttaaatggaattcagccatagATAATTGTATTACTTTTACCATATTGTAAGTGTCTTTTCTGTTAAAAGGCCTATTATGTGCTTTAttagtctcttttctttctagtGATTGTGAAATCATTAACTTGCAATGTAAGAAATGAATTAATAGTTGACAGCAATAAAACTGTTAATAAACAACAAATCAAtgttgtcattacattttattcaacTCTCTGCCCAGTTTATAAGTCGTAAAAATGAGCTAATATGCTTGCCTGGAGTTACGATTATGTGTGAGTATGCAGACTTATGTGTTTTCAAGAGAAAACACATAAGTCTGGCTGGAAATAATCGTAATTTActtatcacgccccaatatattctcggttttgaggccttgCCCCCACAGTTTACaacatggccagacataatcaGGCTAAGAACCGTCACTTTTCAGAGGAGCAGACTGAAACCCTGACATCACAGGTACACTTGCACTAACTTGTGTACTATTTGGCCGCCTGAACACTGGTATTGAAGGCTGTAGAAAGAATGCGGAATGGAAAGAGATGTGGTCAACAGTGTTGCTGTAGTAAATCGATCTacagctgaagtttatttaatttacagaTGCTTGACGTATGTATGCTATACTCCCAACAGTAATATACAATCTCATATTGCAATCTCTTTGGCCTACATGTATAGTCATTGCCCATTTCAAAAGCCCAATCTGAAGTAAACAGTgcattgtttgtgtcttttacaATGTAGTTTCTGAGGGAAGCATGCCTGTCAACAGTTTCAGTAAAACCATAATTAAAGAATTTCACTGATGTGAGTCTGCACCAACACAAGTTCCCTTTAATGTGTATTACTAAATGACTAGATTTAGTGTGAAAGGCATCACTCAGCAataaacccacagagaattatcacttGACCCCTCAGTCAAGTCACACCTGGACCGTCTGGTTGGAAATTACTCTGGGACAGTGCGTGGACAGGTTGTAGTTTAAAAGTAGAATTCTGGATGGTTATTTATAAAACCAGTTTAGTTTAACCTCTCAAACGGAATGAGGTTGGATGTATTCAAGAGTCAAGATGAGTCAATTCGTCTACCTTATATAACCACAACATCTAAACACTTtctaaaataactgtaataGTGGAAGGTGCACTAATTCCTANNNNNNNNNNGCACCTGAATCATCCTTTCATAGTTGCAGAAATAGCATGACAGCTGCCTTTAACTGCAAGAGGCAGCCAAATTCATGTCTGGATTATGGCCTTTGCTTCAGCAGCTGTGCAGTTTCAGCTGTCATCCATCGTTCtgttaagaaaaaaatggtAACCACTCCAGTTTTAGATGGTCATTATCATCCTAAGTTTCAGGTAAACAGTGTAAAGCCCTTCCATCCATGAGAATGTGAACCTCCAACATGTTTTTGACCGATTGGGAACATGATCTGGTCAACCTCCTAAGGCATGTTGTGTCGTATTGCGCTCATCTCTTTTAACTGAAGAAGCTAAAATGCAGCAATCAGAAAATTTTAAAACAGGATATGTTTCTGAACAAATTGTGTACCACATGCATCTATTTAGGAATGAACTTCTATTTGCATCCAATACAGTAATTTTGAGGTAATTTGATCTTTAAAGAGTACATTTTCAAAGCTGCTCTTATCAAGATACTTTATATGAACAGAGGATCAAATGACCACATTTAGTGTGAAAGGTGTCACAGTGTTATCCATCAATGATTTGTGTAGAGAACCCTTACACAAAACTAACTTGTTTGTCTTCTCACTGACAAAACATCATGTGATGTGCAACTTTTCACAAACCAAATGTAATCTGATACACAACTTTGTTTTGTGTCAGTTGAATGTCAGGTCATcgagtaaaaaaaagtgtaaaatatcaATGAAAAGGAAAGTATACAGTAACTACATTTGTATGGTCACTTTATACCtttagtttaatttttcattGTTACTCCAGTGGGAGTTGAACACCTTATCTccaaatattgttttcttttcaacccTTTTGAGTGTGAGAAATATTGTGCTAACATatcttgttttgttcttttaatgGGGCATTGTTTTCTTTGGGTAGATCCCGTTTCACTGGGCATGACTGTGACTACCTGTGTCAGTATGTTTGGTAAATCAATATCTTCCAGAACTGTATTTAAGGAGAGAGGCAGAAGAGGGGCTAAATTAGTCACGCAGAAGTTCACACAACTGTTTCCCATGGGTGAGTCTTTGATTTTTGCAGAGGTAACATAATGTCTTTTGTGAGCTTAATATTTTGCATGTAATTTCATTTATAtccttatttatttaacaatttaTGCTGCTATAAACTGGAATTTTTGTGATTATATGATTTAAATGAagatgtgttttaaattgagatgtgttaaataaaaaaagatatacatGCACTTCTCAATGCATGCATGTATCATTGCTACTCTTTTACACATTTATGTATATTCCTAAAATCAAACATCTCCTACAGTTTTGAAGATCCCTCATCATCTGCAATCATGATCCAGTTGGTAACGTATCACTTTgtattatatttacattttttaaatgtagataTACTTGTTCTTTATTAGCACTGTGCCATATTCTGTGattgtaacatttttattttctattgtcTCTATTAGCTGAGTGTAGCCATTGCTGCAGGATTGTTCTTTGGTAGGTTCATCTCAATAACTGCAATCCAGTGTCATGATCATATGTACAATTTTGACTCTATAATCAGAAATATACTCAGTCCCAGTTGTCAANNNNNNNNNNGATTACCTTTACCAGAAAGCAACCAGCAGACAGCCAAAGAGCCTGAACTCGTTTACCTCCCTAAACCAGGTGAGAGATTCTTTTCAATGGCAATTCTGACATTTATAGTACAGACTAAACCAGTCAGTGGTATACTTTGTATAAAAAGGTGTAGAAAAATGTCTAATTTATCTTAACTTAAACACCTTGGTCCAGGATGGTCAGTGGTTCACGTTGAATAGAAAGGTGTAGAAAAATGTCTTGTAGCTAATTTATCTCAACTTAAATACCTTGGTCCAGGATGCTGGACAGAGTGGTTTGACAGAGATAACCCCTCTGTAACTGGAGACTGGGAAACCCTCGTTGAACTTCGCAAGGAGTACCCAGGAAAGATCTGTGCTGACCCAATAGGTGTCGAGGCCAGAACTCTGTCTGGACTCACTGTGGCTGCAGCAGGGGATGTGGTTTATTTGTAAGTACTGAACGAGGATGAATAATTGGATTGTGTTTCACGGCAATGATTCATATTGTATTCTACTGATTGTTTTGCATAGATATTGTTACTATATGTGTTTGAGTACTTGTTGGGATCAAACATATTTTCACTGCTAACATGTTCACAATGACAGTGCTACTGTATCTGTAATGGTAACACAGCCACTGGTTCTGGAGATGATGAAGTCCGGACCAAAGTGATGGACAAAATGACCAACAGAAAGATTGACAGACTGGCGTTTTCTTTCTTAGATCCATGCCACTAGCAGTCtactttgtgtttcttttttcagaagTGACACAACTAACGGATTCGCCTGCAGGAACCAGGACCAACCCAATNNNNNNNNNNGATGTGTAATGATTATCGTGTTCGTTTCAGCTGCCCTCcctctttctgtaaaggtaCTCTGAACACATTCATGTGCAGTGTTAATCTTGATTCAGGGGTTCTGCATGGAACTTACGCCGTAAAGTGGGCTTCACACATTGGTACGTGAAGGTACAAACGCTACACCATACCCTACGCTGTAGCCTGGCGTGCACCTCTGTGCACCTCACTCAGTGATAAACCCACAGAGAGTGCACCACTGTGATTGGTTTGCTTGGCTGTGTCTTGGTAGCGTCTGCTTGTGTTCGGGTTCTCCCttgagggttaacttttcctgagTCAGTATGCTCCAAAGCTAATCCCTATCACTTTCGGCTTTGCTATTCTCTCAAAGATATACACTAGAACGACACAGACATACTAGCACACAAGCAGAAATCTTCACAACGGCAAGTCCACTTGAGAAGGCAACAGCGTTGGCTCTGCGAACTTCCCCTTCTCTTACGTTCTTTATGTGCATAAGAATGTATTTAGAATGGTGTTTTGGCTGTTTGGCGTCACTTCAGCATGTCTCTTTTATTGTTCTTGCAGTGTGCTGGACCAAGTGGTTTGACCGGGACGATCCCAGTGTAACAGGGGACTGGGAGGATTTGATTAACCTGAGGAAAGAAAACCCCGGAATAATCTGTGCCAACCCTCTGTCCATTGAGGCTGTTACCACTGACACACTGACCCCAGCCATCTCCACAGGGCAGACCTTCTTTATGTAAGTTGCTTTATGagaaaattatttgaaatgttaaatgtaCCTTTTACTACCAACACCCCAACATTAGATCACTACTTCTCAACCTTTTTCCCAAAGATTCCAAATCATTAAAATGAGCTTTACTTTATTCTTGGGCTTTGTGTGGGAAAACTTTACTTCTTTATGGTCTGAGGAATTAGAAACAGGATTAAGCCAATTTATTGATACACATAAttactaattttttttattttcattggaTTTCTGcaacatttcacatttgaaaAGAAGTAACATCtgacatcaaaaacaaaatgactatAAACAGGGGATAATTAGGTTGAATTTTTATTGGTCTTTAATAAACTCGTTCATGTTTTTATCATAGTTAACCAATAAATCCTGGTTTTCGTCATGTATCCTGTTAAAAATAAGTTCTTGTTTGATTTCAATGGTCTCCTTGCTCTAAATATCATACTGATCCATTACCTGTTTGGAATCATTTTTCAGTTACAATCAAAATGAGGGATTTGTTTGCCGCAAAATGGACCAGAAATCTCGCCAGTGCCGTGACTACAAAGTTCGGTTTGGGTGCCCATGNNNNNNNNNNCTGACTCCACAGCTAACACTGAGAAGGATAAGAAGACACAACACTTAAATTtctttcaattacatttttttcagatttgttttgttatttttttcaaaacttactGTGTCTGATAGAAGCATCCCAATAAGCCATTTtcaaagcagacattttgacttggtgggaaaaaaatgtgtagtACCATCAATGGTGGCAAGTTCTATTAAAGTGTCCCAGTGAgccatgacagtgtgacagtgagcaGGATGTGTGATAACAGAACCCTGAAGATTGTGCatttaaatggaattcagccatagATACTTGTATTACTTTCACCATATTGTAAGTGTCTTTTCTGATAAAGATAATGTGCTAATGGGCTTATTGTGTGCTTTAtcagtctcttttctttctgatTATTGTAAAATCATTGTCCAGTGATGTAAGAAATTAATTATTAGTTGACAGTAATAAAACTGCGAATAAACAACAAATCAAtgttgtcattacattttattcaacTCTTTGCCCAGCTTACGAGGATATGTGTAAAAATGAGCTAATATGCTTGCCTGGAGTTATGATTATGTGTGAGCACGCAGACTAATGTGTTTTCTACAGATGCTGGGAACTGATATCCAATTCAAATTTAGTTATAGTATCAATTATAGttataatttattattgttatactttaaaaattatataaatttgTGTCCTCTCCgagaaccatcaccttatcgtagtggagaggtttgtgtgtccctttgaacctgagggctgtgttgtctggagctgtatgctcctggtagggtctcccatagCAAAGTGGTCTCACATGAGGGGCCAAACAAGGAGTGGTTCAAAAGAAACTATGTGAAAGCGAGGAAGGGATTGAGggaccctgcccggaggaagcctggggcccccgtctggagccaggcccagacggaggGCTCGTCAGCAAGCACCTGGTGGCTGAGCCCAGCCGGGCACagctggtggacaccggtggtcagggaagctgtCCAACTGAAGAAAGAGTCTTTCCGGAATACGTTCTCCCAGAGGCGGGTACCAAAGGGCCAGAatggctgcagcctctgccgtaaaagaggcaaagcagaaggtgagggagaagtttggagaaaacatggagaaggactccggtcggcaccaaggtgcttctggaaaaccattTGTCACCTTAGGAGGGTGAAGcagggaaccatccaagctgtgtacagtaaggatgggacacTGTTGACCTccactgaggaggtaatagggcggtggatgTTAGAGGCaaagctggaggatgatgggggattgtcgtcaatttccctggtggtagtcgctgaggtagttaaacaactccacagtggcaaagccccaggaaTTGATGATATCTGTCCAGAAAGGCTGAAGGccctgggtgtggaggggccgTCTTGGTTGATATGCCTCTTCAACAGTGCGttgaagtctgggacagtgcctaaggagtggcagaccggggtggtggttccccttttaaaaaagggggaccagagtatgtgtgccaattacaggggtatcacactgcNNNNNNNNNNtggtaaagtctactccaaggtgctggaaagaaGGGTTCAGCTGATAGTCGAACCTCAGGTTGAAGAAGAACAATGCGTATTcagtcctggtcgtggaacaatgatcagatctttactctcgcaaggatcctggagggagcNNNNNNNNNNGCCCAAccggtctacatgtgttttgtggatctggagagggCTTATGTCTGGGTCCCctgggagatactgtgggaggtgttGCCGGAGCATGGGGTGAATGGGTCCCTTCTCAGGACCATCCAATCTCAGTATGACCAAAACGAGAGCTGTGTctgggttctcggcagtaagtcggattcattccaggtgagggttggcctccgccagggctgcgctttgtcaccaatcctgtctgtgatatttatggacaggatatcaaggcgtagtcagggtggggaggggttgcagtttagTGGGCCGGGAATCTCGTTGCTGCTTTTTGCACATGATGTGGTCCTTATGGCATcgtcggcctgtgaccttcagcactcaccgGCTCGATTCGCAGccaagtgtgaagcggctgggatgaagatcggcacctctaaatctgaggccatggttctaagcaggaaaccgatggaatGCCTTCTTTAGGTAGAAAATTAGTCCTTGTccagttgtttttggttgtgtcTTGATGAGACTGAGAGGAGTGGCAGCCGATTAATGGCTGATGAGGTCCACAAACTGAGTCTCATTAATCAACGTCAGTTGCTCGGGTGAACTCCATACAAACTGACTGGCAACAATGGGAAACCGATGCTGTAAGAAGGATGACTTAGATGGAGATGCTAAATATATGCATGTGAAAGGGAAAGGTAATGTGAAGTACTTGAGTAAGTGGAAACAGGATTTTGCTTTTGCTGAAAAGTTGGATGTGGCTGAAAGTGTCGATTTGAGGAAAAAATAGAGAGAGACTGTGGAAAGaatgagggaaag of the Etheostoma spectabile isolate EspeVRDwgs_2016 chromosome 18, UIUC_Espe_1.0, whole genome shotgun sequence genome contains:
- the LOC116705920 gene encoding LOW QUALITY PROTEIN: cartilage intermediate layer protein 2-like (The sequence of the model RefSeq protein was modified relative to this genomic sequence to represent the inferred CDS: deleted 2 bases in 1 codon; added 4 bases not found in genome assembly), which produces MIQLLSVAIAAGLFFESNQQTAKEPELVYLPKPGCWTEWFDRDNPSVTGDWETLVELRKEYPGKICADPIGVEARTLSGLTVAAAGDVVYLSDTTNGFACRNQDQPNXXXMCNDYRVRFSCPPSFCKVCWTKWFDRDDPSVTGDWEDLINLRKENPGIICANPLSIEAVTTDTLTPAISTGQTFFIYNQNEGFVCRKMDQKSRQCRDYKVRFGCPC